From the genome of Apis cerana isolate GH-2021 linkage group LG15, AcerK_1.0, whole genome shotgun sequence:
tatataaatgaaatatgcattgggtgcaatatattttacttacatCAGTCTTAACGACTtcagtatataatattaattcatgtCACAATGATATAGAAGATGTATACCAGTACAAAATAAGTGTTACAAAAGGAACTCTTAGAAAAGTGTTTCATTTAGAAACGCATACTAcagtatataaaaactttcagatctgaaaaaagaagcatttagaaagaattaaaaaaaaaagggtatGTTCATTTGTATGCAAAAATTCATTGACAGATATGTATACAATGCaactcataaaaattcatatatatatattatgtatgctTGTTATctcaatttagaataaattatataagatatttacttttgaaaatatttttttttttttgattaaattaagaatataaattgcaaatttctaTAACAAGTGATTTATATGTCATTGTCCATTATATcacggaaaaatatatatgtaaaattaaatgtttataatattatgcaatatcTCACgactataaaaatttgaatatatttttttcaatttatggtTATGCAACTGACTTCATTAgtcataaatatcatatagcATTATGTATTATCTGCTTTGATAATCATTATACTTTTGTACGTGTAGGGACagttatttaacttttaacatAATTCAGTTAATACAACTGTGTTACTGAGAGAGGTAAACATTAGCCATATGTATAGCCTATGTTTTATTCAGTTAAGCAAATGAAAGTATGGCTTCTATGATGATTCTGCAGTAACTTCTGGTGGTGTACTTACAGATGTTACTGCTGATTTGAATGCTGGAACAAATTCAGCTGCATTTGGATTCAATGTACTCTGAAAACAAGTTATCTATTTGAAGTtcagtattatttataaatattcaatattcaataaaaataatatttttatatgataatatagtaattaatatatatagtaatataatatatatagtaattaaatttaaatattaaattatacctgCTTAGCAAGATCATCATGCATTTTTAGATTACTAAGTTGCTGACAAAGTTCAGCACTATTATTCTCAGGCATGCTTGTAGCAGTGGACCAAGCAATAGAATTTGTATTTCGTTCATGTCTTTCATCTTCCCACATTGCTTTTAAACATTCTTCTGttaattcttcttccattaATTGTTGAATcacctataatttttaattattgatatattattaaaattttatataaaaagaaaactttataaataacacaAAATTCATAGTTACAAAACCTCTTTATCAAATTCTTCCTCATTTTCCATCCAAAGATACTCAGAAAAATCACTTTCTTCTGTTCCTTGTACATCGATTTcagaatcaaaattattatccatGTAAGAGATAATTCCTGTTTCATTTCCATAATCGTTCCCAGAACGATTATTTGGaatcttcattttcattacaaatatgtatttaacaaCACAATGAACCtatgaataaattcatttttaaatttttaatacaaattttttatat
Proteins encoded in this window:
- the LOC107996286 gene encoding uncharacterized protein LOC107996286 isoform X1, whose amino-acid sequence is MCKRSYCIFISFVQFVRVREFKVHCVVKYIFVMKMKIPNNRSGNDYGNETGIISYMDNNFDSEIDVQGTEESDFSEYLWMENEEEFDKEVIQQLMEEELTEECLKAMWEDERHERNTNSIAWSTATSMPENNSAELCQQLSNLKMHDDLAKQSTLNPNAAEFVPAFKSAVTSLHIETEKRKIQKIFNAKNAGK
- the LOC107996286 gene encoding polyadenylate-binding protein-interacting protein 2 isoform X5, which translates into the protein MKMKIPNNRSGNDYGNETGIISYMDNNFDSEIDVQGTEESDFSEYLWMENEEEFDKEVIQQLMEEELTEECLKAMWEDERHERNTNSIAWSTATSMPENNSAELCQQLSNLKMHDDLAKQSTLNPNAAEFVPAFKSAVTSLHIETEKRKIQKIFNAKNAGK
- the LOC107996286 gene encoding polyadenylate-binding protein-interacting protein 2 isoform X4, giving the protein MCKRSYCIFISFVQFVRVHCVVKYIFVMKMKIPNNRSGNDYGNETGIISYMDNNFDSEIDVQGTEESDFSEYLWMENEEEFDKEVIQQLMEEELTEECLKAMWEDERHERNTNSIAWSTATSMPENNSAELCQQLSNLKMHDDLAKQSTLNPNAAEFVPAFKSAVTSI
- the LOC107996286 gene encoding uncharacterized protein LOC107996286 isoform X2, coding for MCKRSYCIFISFVQFVRVHCVVKYIFVMKMKIPNNRSGNDYGNETGIISYMDNNFDSEIDVQGTEESDFSEYLWMENEEEFDKEVIQQLMEEELTEECLKAMWEDERHERNTNSIAWSTATSMPENNSAELCQQLSNLKMHDDLAKQSTLNPNAAEFVPAFKSAVTSLHIETEKRKIQKIFNAKNAGK
- the LOC107996286 gene encoding polyadenylate-binding protein-interacting protein 2 isoform X3; protein product: MCKRSYCIFISFVQFVRVREFKVHCVVKYIFVMKMKIPNNRSGNDYGNETGIISYMDNNFDSEIDVQGTEESDFSEYLWMENEEEFDKEVIQQLMEEELTEECLKAMWEDERHERNTNSIAWSTATSMPENNSAELCQQLSNLKMHDDLAKQSTLNPNAAEFVPAFKSAVTSI